The following coding sequences lie in one Actinomyces capricornis genomic window:
- the purH gene encoding bifunctional phosphoribosylaminoimidazolecarboxamide formyltransferase/IMP cyclohydrolase, translated as MPTEGPESPDRLPVRRALVSVYDKTGLPDLAAALVRAGVEIVSTGSTAATIAAAGLPVTPVEAVTDFPECLEGRVKTLHPRIHAGILADRRKREHMDQLAELGVAPIDLVVVNLYPFAHTVASGAPFDACVEQIDIGGPAMVRAAAKNHPSVAVVTDPGAYDDVAAALGAGGFTLAQRRALAAAAFAHTAAYDAAVATWMAERAEEAPPAQEDLPAQGTGASSAVALPGQGSGQGREPAGPPAYIGAGYERIATLRYGENPHQGAAVYRTPGASGGVAGARQLHGKAMSYNNYTDTDAALRAVRDHGEQVCVAVVKHANPCGIAVSAAGDVAEAHRRAHACDPVSAYGGVIATNATVTAAMARQVAPIFTEVVAAPGFEPEAVEILSAKKNLRLLEVEPPQHEDYEIKQITGGAVIQQRDALDAAGDDPANWRLVAGPAADEALMEELVFAWRSVRAVRSNAILLASGGATVGVGMGQVNRVDSCALAVERANTLGARSTGDAAQVPSAQAGAEKGAVGGAEAAEVLDAAAPERARGAVAASDAFFPFADGLQVLIDAGVRAVVQPGGSIRDEEVIAAAQAAGVTMYLTGTRHFAH; from the coding sequence GTGCCCACCGAGGGCCCGGAGAGCCCCGACCGCCTCCCCGTGCGCCGCGCCCTGGTCTCCGTCTACGACAAGACCGGCCTGCCCGACCTGGCCGCCGCCCTGGTGCGGGCCGGTGTGGAGATCGTCTCCACCGGCTCCACGGCCGCGACCATCGCGGCCGCCGGCCTGCCGGTGACCCCCGTGGAGGCGGTCACCGACTTCCCCGAGTGCCTGGAGGGCCGCGTCAAGACCCTCCACCCGCGCATCCACGCCGGCATCCTGGCCGACCGCCGCAAGCGCGAGCACATGGACCAGCTGGCCGAGCTGGGCGTGGCTCCCATCGACCTGGTGGTGGTCAACCTCTACCCCTTCGCCCATACCGTGGCCTCCGGGGCGCCCTTCGACGCCTGCGTGGAGCAGATCGACATCGGCGGGCCCGCCATGGTGCGTGCCGCCGCCAAGAACCATCCGAGCGTCGCGGTGGTCACCGACCCCGGCGCCTACGACGACGTCGCCGCCGCCCTGGGGGCCGGCGGCTTCACCCTGGCCCAGCGCCGCGCCCTGGCCGCGGCCGCCTTCGCCCACACCGCCGCCTATGACGCCGCCGTGGCCACCTGGATGGCCGAGCGCGCCGAGGAGGCGCCGCCCGCCCAGGAGGACCTGCCCGCCCAGGGGACGGGGGCCTCGTCCGCCGTCGCCCTGCCCGGGCAGGGCTCGGGGCAGGGTCGGGAGCCGGCCGGGCCGCCGGCCTACATCGGTGCCGGCTACGAGCGCATCGCCACCCTGCGCTACGGGGAGAACCCCCACCAGGGGGCGGCCGTCTACCGCACCCCCGGCGCCAGCGGGGGAGTGGCCGGGGCGCGCCAGCTCCACGGCAAGGCCATGAGCTACAACAACTACACCGACACCGACGCCGCCCTGCGCGCCGTGCGCGACCACGGCGAGCAGGTGTGCGTGGCCGTGGTCAAGCACGCCAACCCCTGCGGCATCGCCGTCTCGGCGGCCGGGGACGTGGCCGAGGCCCACCGCAGGGCCCACGCCTGCGATCCGGTCTCGGCCTACGGCGGCGTCATCGCCACCAACGCCACCGTCACCGCGGCGATGGCCCGCCAGGTCGCACCCATCTTCACCGAGGTGGTGGCCGCCCCCGGCTTCGAGCCCGAGGCGGTGGAGATCCTGTCGGCCAAGAAGAACCTGCGCCTGCTGGAGGTCGAGCCACCTCAGCACGAGGACTATGAGATCAAGCAGATCACCGGGGGCGCGGTCATCCAGCAGCGCGACGCCCTGGACGCCGCCGGTGACGACCCGGCCAACTGGCGCCTGGTGGCCGGGCCCGCCGCCGACGAGGCCCTCATGGAGGAGCTGGTCTTCGCCTGGCGCAGCGTGCGCGCCGTGCGCTCCAATGCCATCCTGCTGGCCAGCGGGGGCGCCACCGTGGGTGTGGGCATGGGGCAGGTCAACCGCGTGGACTCCTGCGCCCTGGCCGTTGAGCGCGCCAACACCCTGGGCGCGCGCAGCACCGGTGACGCCGCGCAGGTGCCCAGCGCGCAGGCGGGTGCCGAGAAGGGCGCCGTGGGTGGGGCGGAGGCCGCCGAGGTCCTCGATGCTGCCGCACCCGAGCGGGCCCGGGGGGCTGTGGCGGCCTCCGATGCCTTCTTCCCCTTCGCCGATGGCCTCCAGGTGCTCATCGACGCCGGGGTGCGCGCCGTGGTCCAGCCCGGTGGCTCCATCCGCGACGAGGAGGTCATCGCGGCGGCCCAGGCGGCCGGCGTGACCATGTACCTCACCGGCACCCGCCACTTCGCCCACTGA
- a CDS encoding ATP-binding cassette domain-containing protein — MDLHGGQMIAVTGRTGSGKSTLLRILAGFLLPQEGAVSWRGTALDGVGPEQVTRLRRGFLGFLDQEAPVVDGLAVLEAITVGAGPLRRCERAEARRRATRLARRLGLELVLERDVRTLSGGERQRVGLAGLIIARPRVLLLDEPTSALDEATTHRVIAHLRELVDSGVGILTATHDPLLIEAADTVMPLH; from the coding sequence GTGGACCTCCACGGCGGGCAGATGATCGCCGTCACCGGTCGGACCGGCTCGGGCAAGTCGACCCTGCTGCGGATCCTCGCCGGGTTCCTGCTGCCTCAGGAGGGCGCCGTGTCATGGCGGGGCACCGCCCTGGACGGGGTGGGCCCCGAGCAGGTCACCCGCCTGCGGCGCGGCTTCCTGGGCTTCCTCGACCAGGAGGCTCCCGTCGTCGACGGGCTCGCCGTCCTGGAGGCCATCACGGTGGGCGCCGGGCCCCTGCGCCGCTGCGAGCGCGCCGAGGCCCGCCGGCGCGCCACTCGGCTCGCCCGGCGCCTGGGCCTGGAGCTGGTCCTGGAGCGGGACGTGCGCACCCTCTCGGGTGGGGAGCGCCAGCGGGTCGGGCTGGCCGGCCTCATCATCGCCCGGCCGCGCGTCCTCCTGCTCGACGAGCCCACCTCCGCCCTGGATGAGGCGACCACCCACCGGGTCATCGCCCACCTGCGGGAGCTGGTCGACAGCGGCGTCGGCATCCTCACCGCCACCCACGACCCCCTCCTCATTGAGGCCGCCGACACCGTCATGCCCCTGCACTGA
- the purN gene encoding phosphoribosylglycinamide formyltransferase has protein sequence MSTTADQGRGGTRGGTMSGAAGLEPARLVVLISGTGSNLAALLRACQDPGYGAQVVGVVADRPCAGLAHAEAAGVPTAVVLPRDYPERAVWDEALARAVALHEPDLVVCAGFMRLLGPGFLNRFPGRIINTHPSLLPDFPGAHAVRDALAAGARRAGATVFWVDEGVDTGAIIDQVEVAVLDGDDEDALTERIKAAETPQLIDVVARLARRGHAEAPGEEA, from the coding sequence ATGAGCACCACTGCAGACCAGGGCCGGGGCGGGACCCGGGGAGGGACGATGAGCGGCGCCGCCGGCCTGGAGCCGGCCAGGCTCGTTGTCCTCATCTCGGGCACGGGCTCCAATCTGGCCGCCCTGCTGCGTGCCTGCCAGGATCCCGGCTATGGGGCGCAGGTGGTGGGCGTCGTCGCCGATCGGCCGTGCGCGGGCCTGGCGCATGCCGAGGCCGCCGGGGTGCCCACCGCGGTGGTGCTCCCGCGCGACTACCCCGAGCGGGCCGTCTGGGATGAGGCGCTGGCCCGGGCCGTGGCCCTCCACGAGCCCGACCTGGTGGTGTGCGCCGGCTTCATGCGCCTGCTGGGCCCCGGCTTCCTCAACCGCTTCCCGGGGCGCATCATCAACACCCACCCCTCCCTGCTGCCCGACTTCCCCGGGGCGCATGCGGTGCGCGACGCCCTGGCGGCCGGGGCGCGCCGCGCCGGGGCCACCGTGTTCTGGGTCGATGAGGGCGTGGACACCGGCGCCATCATCGACCAGGTGGAGGTGGCGGTCCTGGACGGCGACGACGAGGACGCCCTCACCGAGCGCATCAAGGCCGCCGAGACCCCCCAGCTCATCGACGTCGTCGCCCGCCTGGCCCGGCGCGGCCACGCCGAGGCCCCTGGAGAGGAGGCGTGA
- a CDS encoding cell division protein PerM, translated as MNLKRLRPHDWGWALRAGLESVLPIWILVVLITVLVVLSASSLDAAAALSVGQAMRAGTGLWSLAFGGSIGVADSEDGVLGLPLLGITVLQWLWTRNCVRRARPAGLLSGLWTWACATGIAALVAQAGPVGSPTWPAVVGLSVLTALVIAWHLRGQGLLPAVLDRWWDSRPHWVSPGLSLARGATAALGVLSLLVLLAAAASSAGRVSQLHDSLAGGGFLASLGLIALQAAWLPTALVWAASWLVGSGFAVGEGTVFAPDRVVPGPVPSLPLLGLLPAGPLGGVGLFLPLVITAGAMVAAWRRRTVLYSLRVRYAVAAALLAGAVVALGMGAACLAASGPVGPGAMAEVGPKTGYAMLLVFLEVSAGLGAIAVLSHPYTLSLASGAVSTTALAATEAASGARQRVGDRVESAAESARERRAARARGSTGSASAASAPSPATAQSSAAAGDGRAGSPEEAGGGTTAPGLASAPSPHEPPEAGAPAPSRPAPTLRPPSPWRNWREQAAGSPQPDRHPLQGEASASGQDDEQS; from the coding sequence GTGAATCTCAAGCGGCTGCGCCCCCACGACTGGGGGTGGGCCCTGAGGGCTGGCCTGGAGTCGGTCCTGCCCATCTGGATCCTCGTCGTCCTCATCACCGTCCTGGTGGTGCTGTCGGCCTCCAGCCTGGATGCCGCCGCCGCCCTGAGCGTGGGCCAGGCGATGCGCGCCGGCACGGGCCTGTGGAGCCTGGCCTTCGGCGGGAGCATCGGCGTGGCCGACTCCGAGGACGGCGTGCTGGGCCTGCCGCTGCTCGGGATCACCGTCCTGCAGTGGCTGTGGACCCGCAACTGCGTGCGGCGCGCCCGGCCCGCCGGCCTCCTCAGCGGGCTCTGGACCTGGGCCTGCGCCACGGGAATCGCGGCCCTGGTGGCCCAAGCGGGTCCGGTGGGCTCACCCACCTGGCCCGCGGTGGTGGGCCTGAGCGTGCTGACCGCCCTGGTCATCGCCTGGCACCTCAGGGGCCAGGGGCTGCTCCCCGCGGTGCTCGACCGGTGGTGGGACAGTCGCCCCCACTGGGTGAGCCCGGGCCTGTCCCTGGCGCGCGGTGCGACGGCGGCCCTGGGGGTCCTCAGCCTTCTGGTGCTCCTGGCCGCGGCGGCCTCCAGCGCCGGCCGCGTCTCCCAGCTGCATGACTCCCTTGCCGGCGGGGGCTTCCTGGCCTCCCTGGGGCTCATCGCCCTCCAGGCCGCCTGGCTGCCCACTGCCCTGGTGTGGGCCGCTTCCTGGCTGGTCGGCTCGGGCTTCGCGGTGGGTGAGGGCACCGTCTTCGCTCCGGACCGGGTGGTGCCCGGTCCGGTGCCGTCCCTGCCGCTGCTGGGCCTGCTCCCCGCCGGCCCCCTGGGAGGGGTGGGGCTCTTCCTGCCCCTGGTGATCACCGCGGGCGCCATGGTGGCCGCCTGGCGACGGCGGACCGTCCTGTACTCCCTGCGGGTGCGCTACGCCGTGGCCGCGGCCCTGCTGGCGGGTGCCGTGGTGGCCCTCGGCATGGGCGCCGCCTGCCTGGCCGCCTCCGGTCCTGTGGGGCCGGGAGCCATGGCAGAGGTGGGGCCCAAGACCGGTTATGCGATGCTGCTGGTCTTCCTGGAGGTCTCCGCGGGGCTGGGCGCTATCGCCGTCCTGTCCCACCCCTACACCTTGAGCCTGGCCTCGGGTGCGGTGAGCACCACCGCGCTGGCCGCCACGGAGGCGGCCAGCGGCGCGCGCCAGCGCGTGGGGGACCGGGTGGAGTCCGCCGCCGAGTCCGCCCGGGAGCGGCGCGCCGCCCGCGCCCGGGGCTCGACCGGCTCCGCCAGTGCCGCCAGCGCGCCCAGCCCTGCGACTGCGCAGAGCTCCGCGGCGGCCGGCGACGGCCGTGCCGGCAGCCCCGAGGAGGCCGGTGGGGGCACCACCGCGCCGGGCCTCGCCAGCGCTCCTAGTCCCCATGAGCCTCCGGAGGCAGGCGCGCCGGCGCCCTCGCGCCCCGCCCCGACCCTGCGCCCGCCCAGCCCGTGGCGCAACTGGCGCGAGCAGGCCGCGGGCAGCCCGCAGCCGGACCGCCATCCGCTGCAGGGCGAGGCGTCGGCGAGCGGGCAGGATGATGAGCAGTCCTGA
- the sucD gene encoding succinate--CoA ligase subunit alpha, which yields MSIFLTETDRVIVQGMTGSEGRKHTARMLSAGTRIVAGVNPRKAGTTVAFDVAPVGPGAGEVVPGTVEVPVHGSVQEAKEATGAEVSVVFVPPAFAKAAVTEAVDAGMRLVVVITEGIPVADATWMRAHAAAHGVRLIGPNCPGIISPARSNVGITPPDITGPGPVGLVSKSGTLTYQLMHELRDLGFTTCIGIGGDPVVGTTHIEALEAFEADPDTELVVMIGEIGGDAEERAALYIRDHMTTPVVAYVAGFTAPEGKTMGHAGAIVSGSAGTAEAKKEALEAAGVKVGRTPSQTARIARELYRAKAGGTTGGGQAGPAGGRE from the coding sequence ATGAGCATCTTCCTGACCGAGACCGACCGCGTCATCGTCCAGGGCATGACCGGCTCCGAGGGCCGCAAGCACACCGCCCGCATGCTCTCGGCCGGCACCAGGATCGTGGCCGGGGTCAACCCGCGCAAGGCGGGCACGACCGTCGCCTTCGACGTCGCCCCCGTGGGGCCCGGCGCGGGGGAGGTCGTCCCCGGCACCGTGGAGGTCCCCGTCCACGGCAGCGTCCAGGAGGCCAAGGAGGCCACCGGTGCCGAGGTCAGCGTCGTCTTCGTGCCGCCGGCCTTCGCCAAGGCCGCCGTCACCGAGGCCGTGGACGCCGGCATGCGCCTGGTCGTGGTCATCACCGAGGGCATCCCGGTGGCCGACGCCACCTGGATGCGCGCCCATGCCGCCGCCCACGGCGTGCGGCTCATCGGCCCCAACTGCCCCGGCATCATCTCCCCGGCCCGCTCCAATGTGGGCATCACTCCACCCGACATCACCGGCCCCGGGCCCGTCGGCCTGGTCTCGAAGTCGGGCACCCTGACCTACCAGCTCATGCACGAGCTGCGGGACCTGGGCTTCACCACCTGCATCGGCATCGGCGGGGACCCGGTGGTGGGCACCACCCACATCGAGGCCCTCGAGGCCTTCGAGGCCGACCCCGACACCGAGCTGGTGGTCATGATCGGCGAGATCGGGGGCGACGCCGAGGAGCGCGCCGCCCTCTACATCCGCGACCACATGACCACCCCCGTGGTGGCCTACGTCGCCGGCTTCACCGCCCCCGAGGGCAAGACCATGGGGCACGCCGGGGCGATCGTCTCGGGCTCGGCGGGCACCGCCGAGGCCAAGAAGGAGGCCCTGGAGGCCGCCGGTGTCAAGGTGGGGCGCACCCCCAGCCAGACCGCCCGGATCGCGCGCGAGCTCTACCGGGCCAAGGCCGGCGGGACCACCGGTGGTGGGCAGGCAGGTCCTGCAGGCGGGCGCGAGTGA
- the sucC gene encoding ADP-forming succinate--CoA ligase subunit beta has protein sequence MDLYEYQARELFRSHGVPVLGGAIATTPQEAEAAAQRLLDGGAELLVVKAQVKTGGRGKAGGVKLARSAEEARGRAEDILGMDIKGHTVRTVLISEGADIDQEYYFSILLDRAERQYLAMCSREGGVDIETLAKERPEALARIGIDPLEGLTPQVAQRIVQAAGFAPGPIADQVATVITQLWEVFTTEDATLVEVNPLVLADDGRILALDGKVTLDDNSRFRHPEHEALVDAAADDPLEARAKAAGLNYVRLEGEVGVLGNGAGLVMSTLDVVAAAGQEHGGMRPANFLDLGGGSSVEVMATGLEVVASDPQVRAILVNVFGGITSCDTIAQGIVSAVETLGGLPKPIVVRLDGNNAEAGHAILARAAIEGVTMAQTMDGAADAVTAIAEKQPAAAGTADAEGAATGAPSRTATPTAPTAAQEA, from the coding sequence ATGGATCTGTACGAGTACCAGGCCAGGGAGCTCTTCCGCTCCCACGGCGTCCCCGTCCTGGGCGGGGCCATCGCCACCACCCCCCAGGAGGCCGAGGCGGCCGCCCAGCGGCTCCTCGACGGCGGCGCCGAGCTGCTCGTGGTCAAGGCCCAGGTCAAGACCGGCGGGCGCGGCAAGGCGGGGGGCGTCAAGCTCGCCCGCAGTGCCGAGGAGGCCCGGGGCAGGGCCGAGGACATCCTGGGCATGGACATCAAGGGGCACACCGTGCGCACCGTCCTCATCTCCGAGGGCGCAGACATCGACCAGGAGTACTACTTCTCCATCCTGCTGGACCGCGCCGAGCGCCAGTACCTGGCCATGTGCTCGCGCGAGGGCGGCGTGGACATCGAGACCCTGGCCAAGGAGCGCCCCGAGGCCCTGGCCCGCATCGGCATCGACCCCCTGGAGGGCCTGACCCCCCAGGTCGCCCAGCGCATCGTCCAGGCCGCCGGCTTCGCGCCCGGCCCCATCGCCGACCAGGTCGCCACCGTCATCACCCAGCTGTGGGAGGTCTTCACCACCGAGGACGCCACCCTGGTGGAGGTCAACCCCCTGGTGCTCGCCGACGACGGCCGCATCCTGGCCCTGGACGGCAAGGTCACCCTCGATGACAACTCCCGCTTCCGCCACCCCGAGCACGAGGCCCTCGTCGACGCCGCCGCCGACGACCCTTTGGAGGCGCGGGCCAAGGCCGCGGGCCTGAACTACGTGCGCCTGGAGGGCGAGGTCGGCGTGCTGGGCAACGGCGCCGGACTGGTGATGTCCACCCTCGACGTCGTCGCCGCGGCCGGCCAGGAGCACGGCGGCATGCGCCCCGCCAACTTCCTGGACCTGGGCGGGGGCTCCTCGGTCGAGGTCATGGCCACCGGCCTTGAGGTCGTGGCCTCCGACCCGCAGGTGCGCGCCATCCTCGTCAACGTCTTCGGCGGCATCACCTCCTGCGACACCATCGCCCAGGGCATCGTCTCGGCCGTGGAGACCCTCGGCGGGCTGCCCAAGCCCATCGTCGTGCGCCTGGACGGCAACAATGCCGAGGCCGGCCACGCCATCCTGGCCCGGGCGGCCATCGAGGGCGTCACCATGGCCCAGACCATGGACGGCGCCGCCGACGCCGTGACCGCCATCGCCGAGAAGCAGCCGGCCGCTGCCGGTACTGCCGACGCCGAGGGCGCCGCGACCGGCGCCCCATCGCGCACCGCCACCCCCACCGCCCCGACCGCAGCCCAGGAGGCCTGA
- a CDS encoding MauE/DoxX family redox-associated membrane protein gives MHTLDSTLRMLWFISGCYFIYTGASKMASPRPLLTAILSYRITGPHISRALAALTAPTEFFCGLLLASGVFPSGSAALLIALLLVSCTGMAIVLFRGYASGDGGYGSGHRTGPARVRPSELLRHLILIAALATAVVADHPTRTIDQTILAAIMALVVIGVSIGLFRILATAHPEYPLTEGPAARPHARTRGIDGQVGRPGAPH, from the coding sequence ATGCACACCCTGGATTCCACTCTACGAATGCTCTGGTTCATCTCGGGCTGTTATTTCATCTACACCGGCGCCTCGAAGATGGCCAGCCCGAGGCCCCTGCTCACCGCCATCCTGTCCTACAGGATCACCGGCCCCCATATCTCACGCGCATTGGCAGCGCTCACCGCCCCGACCGAGTTCTTCTGCGGCCTCCTCCTCGCCTCCGGAGTATTCCCGTCAGGCAGCGCAGCCCTTCTCATTGCACTCCTCCTCGTCTCCTGCACGGGAATGGCGATCGTTCTTTTCCGAGGGTATGCATCCGGCGATGGTGGATACGGAAGCGGACACAGAACCGGGCCGGCGCGGGTAAGGCCCTCTGAACTTCTTCGTCATCTCATACTGATCGCCGCCCTGGCGACCGCCGTCGTCGCCGATCACCCGACTCGGACAATCGACCAGACCATCCTGGCCGCCATCATGGCCCTGGTCGTCATCGGAGTGTCGATCGGACTCTTCCGCATCCTCGCTACCGCACACCCCGAGTATCCCCTCACGGAGGGGCCAGCGGCACGTCCTCATGCGAGAACACGCGGCATCGATGGCCAGGTGGGCCGGCCGGGCGCTCCGCACTGA
- a CDS encoding MFS transporter — MGLLINIGPLRESRPFARLWSAGVLVSVSAQMTQMAIAWTVYDETKSSLAVGGLGLAIGLPTLVFGLVGGALTDTSRPRRLGLVGVGGQVVVALALLATTALIGFSLTLFYTALFAQSAFGAITSPTRRPYISHLLANSSIPAAMSLYMLSMNMGQIIGPILGGLLLDKNTIGLIFAVHTITLIPYFLSIATLPNIEAASQEKPGISVIVSGLKTTWNIHDIRTVLLTDILATSIALPTALFPALNEEVLEGDATTYGSLLTALSVGGLLGTTFSGKLERIRRPVNAVIIIACLWCAVVAILGMTSTLSVALSAILAMGILDVWSVIIQQTVVQVQTPTAALGRVGSVQNIIAMAGPQLGNFRAGVLGSLMGTQVAVVFSAVAGGLIIFGSFIPSRKQMVAGDDS, encoded by the coding sequence ATGGGTCTTCTGATCAACATCGGCCCCCTGCGCGAGTCGCGCCCATTCGCGCGACTATGGTCAGCCGGGGTGCTCGTGAGCGTGTCCGCTCAAATGACGCAGATGGCGATCGCCTGGACCGTCTACGATGAGACAAAATCATCTCTCGCGGTCGGCGGCCTTGGATTGGCCATCGGCCTTCCTACGCTGGTGTTCGGGTTGGTTGGCGGAGCGCTAACCGATACCAGTCGCCCTCGCAGACTTGGCCTGGTCGGTGTCGGTGGGCAGGTCGTGGTGGCCTTGGCTCTCTTGGCAACCACAGCCCTCATAGGCTTCTCGCTGACACTGTTCTATACCGCACTTTTTGCCCAGTCAGCATTCGGCGCGATTACATCCCCCACTCGGCGCCCATACATCAGCCACCTATTAGCCAACTCTTCTATCCCGGCTGCAATGAGTCTCTACATGCTAAGCATGAACATGGGGCAAATCATTGGCCCAATACTGGGTGGTTTGCTGCTTGATAAGAACACAATAGGGTTAATATTTGCCGTCCACACGATAACACTCATCCCATATTTCCTGTCTATTGCAACCCTACCAAACATTGAGGCGGCATCTCAAGAGAAGCCGGGCATCTCAGTCATTGTTTCCGGCCTCAAAACTACCTGGAATATACATGATATTCGCACAGTGCTACTAACAGACATCCTAGCCACATCCATCGCCCTACCTACAGCTTTATTTCCCGCCCTAAACGAAGAGGTATTAGAAGGAGATGCCACAACCTACGGCTCACTACTGACGGCATTAAGTGTCGGGGGGCTCTTAGGGACAACTTTTTCCGGCAAACTTGAGCGAATTCGTCGGCCAGTCAACGCGGTCATAATTATCGCCTGTCTCTGGTGTGCGGTAGTTGCGATTCTCGGAATGACCTCCACTCTCTCGGTGGCCCTATCAGCGATACTTGCGATGGGCATATTGGATGTGTGGTCCGTAATCATTCAACAGACGGTAGTGCAGGTACAGACGCCAACCGCCGCGCTCGGTCGAGTGGGAAGCGTTCAGAACATCATTGCCATGGCCGGTCCGCAGTTGGGAAACTTTCGCGCCGGGGTTCTGGGGTCCCTCATGGGCACACAGGTCGCTGTGGTATTTAGTGCGGTGGCTGGTGGGCTCATCATCTTCGGCTCCTTCATTCCATCTAGAAAGCAGATGGTGGCTGGCGACGATTCATGA
- a CDS encoding RIO1 family regulatory kinase/ATPase domain-containing protein, with protein MSEFIAGTRPSQWAQMTPGRTLGPEPHPPWLVTSAEAVEHERGVVRTGKEAEAYLIERVAPDGGSCLMLCKRYRPFLPTTTMLTTNNGDDRKVAGSREKRALARRTRFGIGMEKSEWAAAELRFLRLFYEAGLAVPYPIQYLGHEVVMEWIGDDDGQASPRVCDIDLDPGLATHLYEQITDFLIFLIGAARLGYAHGDLSVYNVLVRHGDAVIIDCPQVVDIARNPLGPSLLERDCVNVTRWLAERGATARDPQELLSLTIAEAWSS; from the coding sequence ATGAGCGAGTTCATCGCCGGCACCCGCCCCAGCCAGTGGGCGCAGATGACCCCCGGCAGGACGCTCGGCCCGGAGCCGCACCCACCATGGCTGGTCACCAGTGCGGAGGCGGTGGAGCACGAGCGCGGCGTGGTGCGGACAGGCAAGGAGGCCGAGGCCTATCTCATCGAGAGGGTCGCCCCCGACGGCGGCTCGTGCCTCATGCTGTGCAAGCGCTACCGCCCCTTCCTCCCGACCACCACCATGCTCACGACCAACAACGGGGATGACCGCAAGGTGGCCGGCTCGCGTGAGAAGCGCGCACTGGCACGTCGCACGCGCTTCGGGATCGGCATGGAGAAATCCGAGTGGGCCGCCGCCGAGCTCCGGTTCCTGCGGCTCTTCTATGAGGCGGGTCTCGCCGTTCCCTATCCGATTCAGTACCTGGGGCACGAGGTCGTCATGGAGTGGATCGGCGATGACGATGGGCAGGCCAGCCCCCGGGTCTGCGACATCGATCTCGATCCCGGCCTGGCCACGCACCTGTATGAGCAGATCACCGACTTCCTCATCTTCCTCATCGGCGCGGCCAGACTGGGCTACGCCCACGGCGACCTATCGGTCTACAACGTGCTGGTGCGCCATGGGGACGCAGTCATCATCGACTGCCCGCAGGTCGTGGACATCGCGAGGAACCCTCTGGGGCCCTCGCTGCTGGAGCGCGACTGCGTCAACGTCACGCGGTGGCTGGCCGAGAGAGGCGCGACCGCCCGCGACCCGCAGGAGCTGCTCTCCCTGACGATCGCCGAGGCCTGGTCGTCCTGA